One region of Carya illinoinensis cultivar Pawnee chromosome 8, C.illinoinensisPawnee_v1, whole genome shotgun sequence genomic DNA includes:
- the LOC122274730 gene encoding squalene epoxidase 3-like — MMAIDQHMLWGAFFASLFGFVLLYSLRRRNCSSANKKQLMKKSFPEVCAKQSFSDGESRQLEGSGTDVIIVGAGVAGAALAYTLGKDGRRVHVIERDLTEPDRIVGEVLLPGGYLKLVELGLEDCVEEIDAQWLVGYIFFKDGKHARLPYPLEKFHSNVAGRSFHNGRFIQRMREKAATLPNVQLQQGTVTSLLEGNGTIKGVQYKTKDGQEHKAYAPLTIVCDGCFSNLRRSLCNPKVDVPSCFVGLIMENSELPFANHAHLIVADPSLIWFYPISSTEVRCLVDVPGQKLPSVDNGEMANYLKMVVGPQIPAEFKEAFISAVDKGNIRTMPNRSMPADPLRTPGALLMGDALNMRHPLTGGGMTVALSDIVILRDLLKPLHDLNDASSLSKYLESFSTLRKPVASTINTLADVLYKVFSSSPDQARKEMRQACFDYLSLGGIFSKGLLALLAGLNPCPLHLVLHFFAVAIYGAGRLLLPFPSPKGLWIGARLISSASSIIFPIIKAEGVRQMFFPATVSAYYRAPPVMQDVQKDVAEIK, encoded by the exons ATGATGGCTATCGACCAGCACATGCTCTGGGGGGCCTTCTTTGCCTCCCTGTTCGGTTTCGTTCTTCTCTACTCTCTCCGTCGTAGGAATTGTAGCAGTGCCAACAAGAAACAGCTCATGAAGAAGAGTTTTCCAGAAGTATGCGCGAAACAGAGCTTTAGCGATGGAGAATCTCGCCAATTGGAGGGCTCCGGCACTGACGTTATCATCGTCGGCGCCGGTGTAGCGGGTGCCGCCCTCGCTTACACCCTCGGCAAg GACGGAAGACGGGTTCATGTGATTGAAAGAGACTTGACAGAGCCAGATCGAATTGTCGGTGAAGTTCTGCTGCCTGGGGGATACTTAAAACTAGTCGAATTGGGCCTTGAAG ATTGCGTTGAGGAAATTGATGCTCAGTGGTTGGTTGGATACATTTTCTTCAAGGATGGGAAACATGCTAGACTGCCTTATCCTTTGGAAAAGTTTCATTCAAATGTGGCTGGAAGGAGCTTCCACAACGGGCGCTTTATACaaagaatgagagaaaaagcTGCCACTCTTCCCAA TGTGCAATTGCAACAAGGTACAGTTACATCCCTGCTTGAAGGAAATGGGACCATTAAGGGCGTTCAGTACAAAACAAAGGATGGCCAAGAACATAAAGCTTATGCTCCTCTTACGATTGTGTGTGATGGTTGCTTCTCAAATCTGCGCCGCTCTCTTTGTAACCCTAAG GTAGACGTGCCatcttgttttgtgggtttaaTCATGGAGAACTCTGAACTTCCATTTGCAAATCATGCACATCTCATTGTAGCCGATCCTTCACTCATCTGGTTTTATCCAATCAGTAGTACTGAGGTTCGCTGTTTGGTTGATGTACCTGGTCAGAAATTACCTTCTGTTGATAATGGCGAAATGGCCAACTATTTGAAAATGGTGGTGGGTCCACAG ATTCCAGCTGAGTTTAAGGAGGCCTTCATATCTGCAGTTGATAAAGGAAATATTAGAACCATGCCAAATAGGAGCATGCCAGCAGATCCACTTCGTACTCCCGGAGCCCTTCTAATGGGTGATGCTTTGAACATGCGGCATCCTCTAACTGGTGGTGGGATGACTGTGGCACTTTCCGATATTGTCATACTCCGAGATCTTCTTAAGCCACTGCATGACCTGAATGATGCATCTTCATTGTCCAAGTATCTCGAATCCTTTTCCACCTTGCGAAAG CCAGTGGCATCTACAATAAATACTCTGGCTGATGTCTTATACAAggtgttttcttcttctcctgatCAAGCAAGGAAGGAGATGCGCCAAGCATGTTTTGACTATTTAAGCCTTGGAGGCATATTTTCAAAAGGACTGTTAGCTTTACTCGCTGGTCTAAACCCATGTCCATTGCATTTAGTTCTCCATTTCTTTGCGGTTGCAATATATGGTGCTGGTCGTCTGCTACTACCGTTTCCTTCACCCAAAGGCTTGTGGATTGGAGCTAGGTTGATTTCG AGTGCATCCAGTATAATATTTCCCATTATCAAGGCAGAAGGAGTGAGACAGATGTTCTTCCCTGCAACCGTTTCAGCATACTATAGAGCTCCTCCTGTCATGCAAGATGTCCAAAAGGATGTGGCAGAGATCAAGTAG